A segment of the Sphingomicrobium flavum genome:
CGCGGCCGCGACCGCCCGTGCCTGCTCTACCAGATCAAACGCTGCTCGGCGCCGTGCGTGGGGCGGATCTCGACCGAGGATTATGAGGAGCTTGTCGCGGACGCCAAGCTGTTCCTTGCGGGCAAGTCGACCGGGGTGCAGCAAAAGCTTGGCACGCAGATGGCAGCGGCAGCGGAGAAGCAGGATTACGAGCTGGCGGCGATCTATCGCGATCGCTTGCGTGCGCTGACCTATGTGCAGGGTTCGCAGACAATCCATGCCGAGGGACTGGGCGACGGCGATGTCTTCGCGCTGGCCGAAAAGGCCGGACTGGTGTCGATCCAGGCCTTTTTCATTCGCGGCGGGCAGAATTGGGGGCACCGCGCTTTCTTCCCCAAGGGAACCGAAGGCGTCGAGCTGGACGAGGTGCTGACCGATTTCCTCATGCAATTCTATGAGGAAGTGCCGCCGCCCGCGCGCATCCTCGTCGATCGCGATCTGGCCGAGGCCGAACTGGTGGCGGAAGCGCTGTCCGAGCGCGCCGAGCGCAAGGTTGAGCTGTCCCGCCCGCAGCGCGGCGCACGGCGCAAGCTGATCGACCAGGCAACGCGCAATGCGGTGGAAGCGCTGGAACGGCGCATGGCCGAAAGCACCACCCAGAACCGGCTGCTGCGCGAACTGGCCGAAACCTTCGAGCTGGACGGCCCGCCGCAGCGGATCGAAGTCTATGACAACAGCCATATCATGGGCACCAATGCGACCGGCGCGATGATCGTGGCCGGGCCCGATGGCTTCGTCAAAAACGGCTATCGCAAGTTCAACATCAAATCCAACATCACGCCGGGCGATGATTTCGGCATGATGAAGGAGGTGCTCACGCGCCGTTTCGCTCGTCTGGCCAAGGACGATCCCGACCGCGCCAAGGGCGACTGGCCCGACATGATCCTGATCGATGGCGGCAAGGGGCAATTGTCCAGCGTGATGGAAATCATGGAGGAAGCGGGGGTCGAGGATGTGCCGGTGGTCGCGGTGGCCAAAGGGCCCGATCGCAATGCCGGGCGCGAAACCTTTCATCTGCCCGACGGGCGCGAGCTGACCTTCCCGACTAATGCGCCCTTGCTCTTCTATCTCCAGCGGCTGCGCGACGAGGCGCATCGCTTCGCCATCGGGACGCACCGCGCCAAGCGCGCAAAGAGCTTTACCGGATCGACGCTGGACGATGTGCCGGGCATTGGACCGACGCGCAAACGTCAGCTGCTCATGCATTTCGGCACGGCCAAGGCGGTTAAATCGGCGGCGCTCGACGATCTGGAGCGCGCGCCCGGCATTTCCAGCGCGATGGCGCGCCAGATCTACGATTATTTCCACCCGAGGGGATGATGCACGTCGTCCTTCCCGCGATCATCGTCGGCATGCGCGCCCATGGCGAGCATGGTGCGGTGGTACGGATGATGACAGAGGATCAGGGGCTGGTCGCGGCTTACGTGCGCGGGGCCCGGGGGCGTCGGCTGGGCCC
Coding sequences within it:
- the uvrC gene encoding excinuclease ABC subunit UvrC, producing MSKADRPDQPGAKERFDEEKATATVKGAGTPDLDAGIKAIKNVMKTLPARPGVYRMHDAKGDVLYVGKARALKNRVTNYTQVARLSKRLQRMVAQTRSLTIVTTRTEAEALLLEAQLIKRFRPPYNVLLRDDKSFPFILLREDHDFPQVRLHRGARRTKGQYYGPFASAGSVRRTLNALQKMFLLRSCSDGFFRGRDRPCLLYQIKRCSAPCVGRISTEDYEELVADAKLFLAGKSTGVQQKLGTQMAAAAEKQDYELAAIYRDRLRALTYVQGSQTIHAEGLGDGDVFALAEKAGLVSIQAFFIRGGQNWGHRAFFPKGTEGVELDEVLTDFLMQFYEEVPPPARILVDRDLAEAELVAEALSERAERKVELSRPQRGARRKLIDQATRNAVEALERRMAESTTQNRLLRELAETFELDGPPQRIEVYDNSHIMGTNATGAMIVAGPDGFVKNGYRKFNIKSNITPGDDFGMMKEVLTRRFARLAKDDPDRAKGDWPDMILIDGGKGQLSSVMEIMEEAGVEDVPVVAVAKGPDRNAGRETFHLPDGRELTFPTNAPLLFYLQRLRDEAHRFAIGTHRAKRAKSFTGSTLDDVPGIGPTRKRQLLMHFGTAKAVKSAALDDLERAPGISSAMARQIYDYFHPRG